The proteins below are encoded in one region of Oncorhynchus kisutch isolate 150728-3 linkage group LG14, Okis_V2, whole genome shotgun sequence:
- the LOC109904342 gene encoding bifunctional epoxide hydrolase 2-like: MATKKAVLFNLWGVVVSPSPAEVFLKCEETLKLPSGFLKKVVIDKHSAMERAERGKLTLSQMIPELDAECVSAASDQKVSLPAGFSVKSLLEELRDSTTVNKHILQTVAMLRRQGLLTGVLANQWVDDSGSGDSSGRLLSLLGGHFDVVLQSCRTGLRVPETDLFTSALTQLGVPPKQALWLGDDEEGVGAAEAVGMTAVLVKDLPEALKQVETFTGVQVVTGESYPASCNPEEVSHGYITIKPSVKLHYVEMGTGPPVMLCHGFPESWYSWRYQIPALADAGFRVLSLDMKGYGESTAPPDIEEYSQEQICQDLVTFMDKMGIPQVTLVGHDWGGAVVWNMARCHPERVRAVASLNTPLFPVDPSKDPMNFLKTVPIFDYQLYFQDPGVAETEMEKDLARTFKIFFHGSGDKDNVPEINTAGVCARGGLFVGLPDEIPRSSILSETALQFYITQFKDKGFRGPLNWYRNVVSNWKWLCSRPRAKLLMPALMVTAGKDPVLLPVFSKGMENMIPNLTRGHIEECGHWTQMERPSELNTILISWLKDTHNNTGVAMTPKL, encoded by the exons ATGGCGACCAAGAAGGCGGTTTTGTTCAACCTGTGGGGGGTCGTTGTTTCTCCCAGCCCTGCAGAAGTTTTCCTCAAATGCGAAGAAACCCTCAAACTCCCCAG TGGTTTTCTGAAGAAGGTGGTGATTGACAAGCACAGCGCCATGGAACGCGCAGAGCGGGGCAAACTCACACTCTCTCAG ATGATCCCAGAGCTTGATGCAGAGTGTGTGAGTGCAGCATCAGATCAGAAGGTCAGTCTTCCCGCTGGGTTCTCTGTTAAGAGCCTGTTGGAGGAACTCAGAGACTCAACCACCGTCAACAAACACATTCTGCAGACCGTAGCTATGCTCCGCagacaag GGTTATTGACAGGTGTGTTGGCCAACCAGTGGGTGGATGACAGTGGGAGTGGAGATAGCTCTGGCCGGCTCCTCTCTCTGCTGGGCGGCCATTTTGATGTGGTGCTACAGTCCTGTCGTACAGGCCTCAGGGTCCCAGAGACCGACCTGTTCACCTCCGCTCTCACACAGCTGGGAGTGCCTCCGaaacag GCTCTGTGGTTGGGTGATGACGAGGAGGGGGTGGgagcagcagaggcagtagggatgaccgctGTACTGGTGAAGGACCTGCCGGAAGCTCTGAAACAAGTAGAGACCTTCACTGgcgtacag gtcgTAACAGGAGAAAGCTACCCAGCCTCTTGCAACCCAGAGGAGGTGTCTCATGGATATATCACCATCAAG cccagtGTAAAGCTGCACTATGTGGAGATGGGAACGGGGCCTCCAGTCATGCTGTGTCATGGCTTCCCTGAGAGTTGGTACTCATGGAgataccag attCCAGCTCTAGCTGATGCAGGGTTCAGAGTCTTATCTCTGGACATGAAGGGCTATGGAGAGTCTACAGCTCCaccag ACATAGAGGAGTACTCACAGGAACAGATCTGCCAG GATCTTGTGACTTTCATGGATAAAATG ggTATTCCCCAGGTGACTCTGGTTGGTCATGATTGGGGTGGAGCTGTGGTCTGGAACATGGCCCGGTGTCATCCAGAGAGAGTCAG agcgGTTGCTTCTCTGAACACCCCTCTGTTCCCCGTGGACCCCTCCAAGGATCCTATGAACTTCCTGAAGACTGTGCCAATCTTTGACTACCAGCTCTACTTCCAGGACCcc GGTGTAGCTGAGACTGAGATGGAGAAAGACCTGGCAAGGACCTTCAAGATCTTCTTCCATGGCAGTGGAGataag GATAATGTTCCTGAGATCAACACTGCTGGAGTTTGTGCCAGAG gtggtctGTTCGTAGGACTGCCAGACGAGATACCCAGGAGTTCTATCCTCAGTGAGACTGCTCTGCAATTCTACATCACTCAGTTCAAAGACAAGGGattcag AGGGCCGTTGAACTGGTACCGAAATGTTGTGAGCAACTGGAAATGGCTATGCTCCCGACCCAGGGCtaag CTCTTGATGCCAGCTCTCATGGTGACAGCTGGTAAAGATCCTGTCCTGCTGCCTGTCTTCTCCAAGGGAATGGAAAACatg ATCCCGAACTTAACAAGAGGACACATCGAAGAATGTGGACACTGGACCCAGATGGAAAG GCCGTCTGAGCTGAACACCATTCTGATCTCCTGGCTGAAAGACACTCACAACAACACCGGGGTTGCCATGACACCCAAGCTGTGA